CTGCTCAAGTTCCTTGTCCCATATCCATTCTTCCCATCCATCCAACCTATCAAATCCAAGTTTCTCCAGCCTTGGGAACAGCATCCGAGGGTCTATTTGTGTAGCATTGCTGCTGCAAAAGAATTCGTGTCCAATTCTCATAATAGATGGCGCATGTTTGATCAGCAGGAAATCTAAACTCAGGAGATGGCCCAATGCGGGGAGCTGCTCGCAGTAGGTGCAATCTTCGAGTTTTATTGATCTTAGGTACTTAAGATCCATCTCGCCTGAGCTCATCCATTTAGGAAGCTTGTGTCCGAAGAAGCCGATTAGTGAGAGGTTTTCGAGGCAAACCGGTGGACAGAGCTCATCAAAGACATCCTCAATCTGACGTTTCTCCTGCTGTGTGTTATTATCTTTGATCTGATTTCCACCAGCGGCTCTTGGTGTGCACTCCAAGCTTAAGTATCTAAGGTGGCGCTTGCCTTGGAGGTCTGCTTTCTTGGCCACAGAGCCGGTGTGTGCTTTCTCTAGGTTGCTTAGATACAAGAGGCTGAGCTGGGGCAGGTGGCCTAGCTCCTCCAGGCTGTTCCAACCTGCAGCAGCATCATTCTGTGTTAAAAAACCAGTCAGCTCGACAAGGTTTTGTAATCTCCCTATCCCCCTGGGGATGTCATTCACACTGGCCCCCTTGATGTGGAGAGCTCTCAGCCTATGCAGTCTCACTATGCTCCCAGGAAGACTGAACAGATTTATGCAGTTTAGCAGACCAATGTACTGTAGATACCTCAAGTCTCCAATCGAGTCTGGGATTGCATCTATCATGGTACCAGACAGCTCCAAGTATCTTAGATGCTTCAGATCACACAGAGAAGGCGGCAAGGTTGTGAGGTTTACACCCCCGAGATGCAGCAGTCGCAGCTTAGGCAGGTCATGCAGGAACTCTTCCAGCTGAACCGTGGTGCTTCGGAGTATCATTAGCGCCCTCAGCTGCTTCTGATTTCTGAAGGTACTTTGGAGCACATTTTCGGTTGCTACGGACAGCCGACGCAGCTTGGCTTTTGTCTTCATGTCGCATAAGCTTTGGCCCTGCGTAAGAagcaacgcttcatcttttgccaGATAATTGGCAAACGATCGAAGAAGGTCATGCATCGTGCATCCTGACTGATCGTAATACTGGCCATCAGGTTCGAGTAGGTTGCGCATGACTAGTTCTCTGTAATACATGTTCCCTACATCTTCGAGCAGCGCTGAGGACCCATCCTCTTGTACAAACCCCTCGGCGATCCACATCTGAACGACATCCACCCGTTTGATGACTTCGTCTTTTGGGAAAAGGGAGCAGTGCAGGAAACACTGTTTCAAATGAGGCGGTAGATCGGCATAGCTCAGGTAGATGGCGTTGTGAACCTCTTCAGGTAGTCCTGCCACGGACCATGCGGCGCTCCTTGAGACTTCCTCCCAGTCTCTGAACGTTCTCTCTTTTGTGCACAGTAGCCCACCCACTGTCTTGATGGCAAGCGGCAGGCAATCGCATCTTGTGACGATCTCCATACCAATGTCTTTGAAATTTTCAATGTCGGTTGGATTCCTGCCCAAGACTACCTGTTCAAACATAAAAGAATGGTTAAGAATTTGTATAACAACTGTGCtcaaattaatcttgtatgtctGCCATCAGACCATGTACTAGATGGTTCAAGTCCTCTCTGGATGCATCAGTAGTAGCCAGTGTCCAGTTTTCTCTCTCTCAAAAGAGTATTCTTTTGTCATGTAAAATTAGGTGTGTTTGTTTATAAGAATTTCGGCGTGGGATTTGGAACGTACGATGCCCAAACAAAGTTAAACATTTTCTTTGGCGAATTGTGTATTATAGTTTAGCCTTGAGAGTGAAGCTGAAAAGAAGGGGGGTGAGATTGTTCACCAAGTGCCCTATGTTTAATCGTGCTGGTGAGGATGGTGGACATCTCCTTCTGAATTTAGAGGAGATAAAAGTTCAGTTGGCTGACATGACATCAATCAAGTGGTTGAATGCCTTTAGAGTGCAAGTGTAATTTAACTGGTGCTTTTACGCATCATCAAACCACAGTAATGTTGTTGCCATAGTTAATTTGAAGACACGGAAAAGAAGCATCCATTCCAGTCCCTAACCTGGTTCTTGAGTAAGCGCCACCCATCTTCAGGCTGCAGCTTCTCCACGCGGTGGATGTGCACGGCCTTCATCTGCCTGGCAACCGTCTCTTTCCTCGTCGTGACGAGCACCCTGCTGCCACCACGAGCGCCGGCCCTGAACGCGTTCTGTAGCACCTCCTTCCAGGCCACGTCGCTCCACACGTCGTCCAGCACCAGCAGGACCTTCTTTCCCGAGACGGCCCGCTGGAGCGCGGGCTCCAGCGACGACCTGTCCGGCGTGGCGTCGTGCTGCTGCTGGAGCTGGTGGCCGCCTCCGGCGCCAACGAGGACGGACCACAGCAGGTCAGCCTCGTTCACGTCCTGCGACACGCACACCCACACCCTGAGGTCGAACTCGTCGCGCACGCGCTGGTCAGCGAAGACCCTCTTGGCGAGGGTGGTCTTCCCGATCCCGCCGGCGCCTGTGATGCCCACGGCGAGGACGTTCTCGCGCAGGTCGTCGGCGATCAGCGCCTCCACCAGCCTGTTCCCGTCCTCCTCGATCTTCTCCCCGATGAGATCGGCGTGGACGATCACCGAGCTCGTCTTACCGTTGCCGCTGGATGCCGGTGGTAGTTGCTGCCGGAGGGGGACGGACGACGAGGCGCTGACGAAGCGAAACATGGAGCTCCGACGGCACACGCTCTCCAGCCTCCGGTTCAGCTCCTTGATCTGCGCCGCCATGGCGTGAGCGAGCGCCGGGTCCCGGAAGCACGTGAGGAGGGGCGCGCAGCAGCCAGCGCCAGGGAACGAGCGCTTGGGCGCGTCGCTGCTGCtgcgggcctgggcctccatctgCCACCGGTCGAGGACGTCGTCGGCGTCGTACATGACGTCCTTAAGCTCCCGAACCCAGGCGTCGACGGCCGTGTCCGTGATGCGCTTCATCTCGGCGTCGCCGAGGACATTCACGAGGTCCTCCAGTGTGCTCTCCAGCCTTTCCATCTCCCCGGGCACGCCGAGGAGCGTGTCGAGCCTCTCCTTCACGGCACCAGCGACCATTCGCCCCAGCATGGGCACGAAGGCGTCTAGGATCATAGCCATGAGTTAATCACTTGATCAAGAGAGCTCAGCAGGGCCAACAAGATTGAAATTATGTGTGTTTTGAGAGGTCAACGGCGGCACTGGCACAAGATGGGTCACACTTGCTCTATTCTGGTTGCTCTTGCTCCTGCAATTATAATTGGGAAGGGAGTTGATAAACAGGAGATTCGACCGAACAGATGGCACCTCGAAGAAAATGTGCATAGTTTATTTGTGTCCTTTTCTGGTTATATTCATATCCTTGACTACTCTTCTTTGAATCTTCTCGAGCGCCTTCTCCGTCGAAGGATCGAAGAAGCTCGGATGACAAATTCTACACGCTGGAACATTGAGCGCTGAATGTTTGTCTTGTACTGTGCAAACAAGAAAAATCGGGAAGACAGCTAAATTCTGTCACGACAGTTGGCTTGATGACATTGACGCCAAGAAACCTAGCACCGCACCTCTTCGAGCTAGTCTCAAGAAAAAACAAGTCAGTTGTCATTGAGATCAATGACGGGAATTGGATTAGGTCGTTGAGAGGCAAGATTACCTCCACGGTGCAGATCGAGGAATTCGTCTTCCTGTGATTTAGACTCCATAATTTCCACCTCCAACCACAGGTGCTGGACTCCATTACCTAGAAATGAAACACCGACGGTGTCTTCACGGTAAAATCAGCCTATAATGCACAATTCATCGGATCGTACAGCCACATTAATTCTGATTTTGTTTGGCGGGTACGGGCAGAGCAAAAGTGCAAGATTTTTGCTTGGATTCCTCTACAGGACAAGCTCCTTACTGCTAACAATCTTGCCACTCGGGGTTGGCCACACCAACCAAACTGCTCCCTCTGCAATGGTCCCTTGGAGACCGGCCCCACCTCTGTTTGCATTGCCCTTTTGCCCGTGCGGTGTGGCATCAGATTCTAGTTTGGGAGGGCTTGAGCCTCCCGGTCCAGGCTGACCATACTCACTTCTCCAGCATAAAAGACTGGTGGGAAGCTACATCCTCCCCGCTCCCAAAGAACCAAAAACGTGACGTGTTCACTCTCAAGAGAGCCATGTTCCTCCAGTATTAGGATTGCTGCAGTGGTTTAGCTGATTTGTGTGGGTCTGCTGGGAGCGTTCCTCACGTTGTGTTTGCTAGTCTGTCTTATCTCGGTCCTTGGACCTATACAGTGTATTTTTTGAACTCTCTCCTAGTAATTATTAGCCAGAGCTCTTGCCATTTCattcaaaaaagaaaaagaaaaatcgcCAAGTCAATATGAAACGCTAAGTAAGGATTTGACACATTGTTAGTCCTTGTTCCATGCACAAATCAGATCAATCGGCTCGAATGACAACTCATAAGTCCTTGTTCAATGCACCAAGCCACAAACTCCTATCGTCGGCACGCTTCACCAATAGCCTTGAAAAGTCACAACGGGTCATTTATACGGAACAAAAAATGACACACGGGGAGATATTTACTGAGAGAGAACTATCTCACTTTACCAGGCAATGATCCCTTCCAAGAGAGGCCATATGTAACTAACCCTTTCCTTGGTCTATAAAAGGAGGGTCGGCCCGACAAAAAAGCGGGACAAAACGAAGAACCATATGTTGACGCGTATGATGCTTCAAATGGCTGGATGGAGCCATGGAAGCCAGGCTCGACGTAGCGGTTGTAGCCGACAGGAGGACGCGCGGACTCCGACTCGGACGACTCTACCACCTCCTTTTGTAGCTGCGGGTCCTCCTTGGCAGAGGGAGCTTCGACTAGGTGATTCTGGATGTCGTCGCGGTAGGCACGGCAAGGGTCGATGTCTGCTCGTAGCTTGTGTGCGTGGATCGTGCCAAAGATTTGCGATGAGACCTGGTCCGGTAGTGAGAGCGGGCTGCGACCGATCCCTGCCACCCGACAGGTTCACCCATGTTCGTGTGCGCGCACGCGAAGGTGAAGTTGTCGACGAACTCGTTGGTGGGCTCGATGTAATCCGGTGCGGATCTGTCGTCGGAGGAAGTGCACGCGTACAGGGGCGGACTCACCACCCAGGCACCGCAGGCGGTGGCCTGGGCTGGCTCGCCGGCTGCAATGGAGGGCAATGCGCGAGCACAGTGCACGGAAGCAAGCAGCACGTGGCACGAGCACAGGCGTGGGGATCACACCGTATTCTCGCCTAGGCTGTCATCAGTTCCTGGGTCCGTCACTGCACGCGTATGCAGACTGTTCGCCCCAGTGGCCAGCCAACGCGCTTGTAAAGCGCGCCTTCATGCGTGCCAGTTCGTCGAGAATACACTGCATCGCCTCCATGGAATCCTAGTTTGCTACCAAATGTTAGCAACCGATCGAGGGAACCGGAGAGAGCGAGAGGGACGAGGACGCAACTCCTCCCC
This portion of the Zea mays cultivar B73 chromosome 2, Zm-B73-REFERENCE-NAM-5.0, whole genome shotgun sequence genome encodes:
- the LOC103647804 gene encoding putative disease resistance RPP13-like protein 1 — translated: MAMILDAFVPMLGRMVAGAVKERLDTLLGVPGEMERLESTLEDLVNVLGDAEMKRITDTAVDAWVRELKDVMYDADDVLDRWQMEAQARSSSDAPKRSFPGAGCCAPLLTCFRDPALAHAMAAQIKELNRRLESVCRRSSMFRFVSASSSVPLRQQLPPASSGNGKTSSVIVHADLIGEKIEEDGNRLVEALIADDLRENVLAVGITGAGGIGKTTLAKRVFADQRVRDEFDLRVWVCVSQDVNEADLLWSVLVGAGGGHQLQQQHDATPDRSSLEPALQRAVSGKKVLLVLDDVWSDVAWKEVLQNAFRAGARGGSRVLVTTRKETVARQMKAVHIHRVEKLQPEDGWRLLKNQVVLGRNPTDIENFKDIGMEIVTRCDCLPLAIKTVGGLLCTKERTFRDWEEVSRSAAWSVAGLPEEVHNAIYLSYADLPPHLKQCFLHCSLFPKDEVIKRVDVVQMWIAEGFVQEDGSSALLEDVGNMYYRELVMRNLLEPDGQYYDQSGCTMHDLLRSFANYLAKDEALLLTQGQSLCDMKTKAKLRRLSVATENVLQSTFRNQKQLRALMILRSTTVQLEEFLHDLPKLRLLHLGGVNLTTLPPSLCDLKHLRYLELSGTMIDAIPDSIGDLRYLQYIGLLNCINLFSLPGSIVRLHRLRALHIKGASVNDIPRGIGRLQNLVELTGFLTQNDAAAGWNSLEELGHLPQLSLLYLSNLEKAHTGSVAKKADLQGKRHLRYLSLECTPRAAGGNQIKDNNTQQEKRQIEDVFDELCPPVCLENLSLIGFFGHKLPKWMSSGEMDLKYLRSIKLEDCTYCEQLPALGHLLSLDFLLIKHAPSIMRIGHEFFCSSNATQIDPRMLFPRLEKLGFDRLDGWEEWIWDKELEQAMPNIFSLKVTKCKLKYFPTGLVHQTRTLRELIISEACNLTSVANFLLLSDLHLHANPNLEMIANLPKLRRLSVIQCPKLNALVGLTELQSITLQDYAAELFPQYLEETSAAKLEVFCNEELFKLITLQEGSEWCKIKNIQNVKAYAPKGGDRKGWYALYTKEPFSLTTNNKGCEIFEVAKS